Proteins co-encoded in one Ruegeria pomeroyi DSS-3 genomic window:
- a CDS encoding ABC transporter permease: protein MTQLPDGRYVDDAPYDPQQSIQQLERRDLDAPNWLLVWRKFRTHKLGLISGIFLLLSYLLLPFMGFIAPYSPNYRNADHLYAPPQAVRWVHEGDFLGPFIYPITAEADLETFQWTFVPDTENPQRIRFFCEGDSYKLAGLIESDTHLFCAPEGATLFLWGSDRLGRDVFSRILYGAQLSLTVGLIGISVSFVLGIFFGSLAGYLGGKTDWVINRVIEILRSLPELPLWLALSAAVPSNWSPVAVFFIISVILGILDWPGLARSVRAKFLSLREEEYVRAAEMMGAGKGRVIRKHLLPNFMSHLIASATLSIPAMILGETALSFLGLGLRAPAVSWGVMLNDAQNLASIELYPWTAIPMLPIVVVVLAFNFLGDGLRDSLDPYS from the coding sequence ATGACCCAACTTCCCGACGGACGCTATGTCGATGACGCCCCCTATGACCCGCAACAGTCGATCCAGCAGCTGGAACGGCGCGATCTGGACGCGCCCAACTGGCTGTTGGTCTGGCGCAAGTTCCGCACCCACAAGCTGGGTCTGATCTCGGGCATCTTCCTGCTGTTGAGTTACCTGTTGCTGCCCTTCATGGGCTTCATCGCGCCCTATTCCCCCAACTACCGCAACGCAGATCACCTCTATGCCCCGCCGCAGGCGGTGCGCTGGGTGCATGAGGGCGATTTCCTGGGGCCCTTCATCTATCCGATCACCGCCGAGGCGGATTTGGAGACCTTTCAGTGGACCTTTGTCCCCGATACCGAGAACCCGCAGCGCATCCGCTTCTTCTGCGAGGGGGACAGTTACAAACTGGCCGGGCTGATCGAGAGCGACACCCATCTGTTTTGCGCGCCCGAGGGGGCGACACTGTTCCTGTGGGGCTCGGACCGGCTGGGCCGCGACGTGTTCAGCCGTATCCTCTATGGCGCACAGCTGTCGCTGACCGTTGGCCTGATCGGCATCTCGGTGTCCTTCGTGCTGGGCATCTTCTTTGGCTCGCTGGCGGGCTATCTGGGCGGCAAGACGGACTGGGTGATCAACCGGGTGATCGAGATTCTGCGCTCGCTGCCGGAACTGCCACTTTGGCTCGCGCTGTCGGCAGCGGTGCCGTCGAACTGGTCGCCGGTGGCGGTGTTCTTCATCATCTCGGTGATCCTCGGGATCCTCGACTGGCCGGGGCTGGCGCGCTCGGTGAGGGCCAAGTTCCTGTCCCTGCGCGAAGAGGAATATGTGCGGGCCGCCGAGATGATGGGCGCGGGCAAGGGGCGGGTCATCCGCAAGCATCTGCTGCCCAATTTCATGTCGCACCTGATCGCCAGCGCGACGCTGTCGATCCCGGCGATGATCCTAGGCGAGACCGCGCTCAGCTTCCTGGGGCTTGGCCTGCGGGCGCCCGCTGTCAGCTGGGGGGTGATGCTGAACGACGCCCAGAACCTGGCCAGCATCGAGCTTTATCCCTGGACCGCGATCCCGATGCTACCCATCGTGGTGGTGGTGCTGGCCTTCAACTTCCTGGGCGACGGCCTGCGCGACAGTCTCGACCCCTATAGCTGA
- a CDS encoding ABC transporter permease, with translation MAILRYAFYRFGTMLMTLLVVSVLVFAIINLPPGDYLSNQIAELKASGQSAGVAKAEFLRKEYALDRPVWQQYMIWMGFMPGPHGFSGLIQGNFGWSFEFDRPVSEIVGDSLWLTVLVNMAAIVFVYATALPLGVIAAAKARTWADYTSAFVGYLGLATPNFLLALILYYYGRKYLDIPIGGLMDPAFEGQPMSWAKIQSVLVHLIVPTIVIGTAGASAMMQRLRANMLDELGKPYVETAIAKGMAPSRMLAKYPLRVAFNPFVADIGNLLPSMVSGSVLVSVVMGLQTIGPTLLTALKSQDMFLSGFVLMFVALLTLIGTMISDILLVMLDPRIRYEGRDA, from the coding sequence ATGGCAATCCTGCGCTACGCATTTTACCGGTTCGGAACCATGCTGATGACCCTGCTTGTGGTCTCGGTGCTGGTCTTTGCCATCATCAACCTGCCCCCGGGCGATTACCTGTCCAACCAGATCGCCGAGCTCAAGGCCTCGGGCCAGTCGGCGGGTGTGGCCAAGGCAGAGTTCCTGCGCAAGGAATACGCGCTCGACCGGCCCGTCTGGCAGCAATACATGATCTGGATGGGCTTCATGCCCGGCCCGCACGGGTTTTCCGGCCTGATCCAGGGCAATTTCGGCTGGTCCTTTGAATTCGATCGGCCCGTTTCCGAGATCGTCGGCGACAGCCTGTGGCTGACCGTGCTGGTGAACATGGCGGCCATTGTCTTTGTCTATGCCACGGCCTTGCCGCTGGGGGTGATCGCGGCCGCCAAGGCGCGGACCTGGGCCGATTATACCTCGGCCTTTGTCGGCTATCTGGGTCTGGCGACGCCGAACTTCCTGTTGGCGCTGATCCTGTATTATTACGGGCGCAAATATCTGGATATCCCCATCGGCGGTCTCATGGACCCGGCCTTTGAAGGGCAACCTATGAGCTGGGCCAAGATCCAGTCGGTGCTGGTGCACCTGATCGTGCCCACCATCGTCATCGGCACCGCCGGTGCCTCGGCGATGATGCAGCGCCTGCGCGCCAACATGCTGGACGAGCTGGGCAAACCCTATGTGGAGACTGCCATCGCCAAGGGCATGGCGCCCAGCCGGATGCTGGCCAAATACCCGCTGCGCGTCGCCTTCAACCCGTTTGTGGCCGATATCGGCAACCTGCTGCCCTCGATGGTGTCGGGCTCGGTTCTGGTCTCGGTGGTGATGGGGCTGCAAACCATCGGCCCGACCCTGCTGACCGCACTCAAGAGCCAGGACATGTTCCTGTCGGGCTTCGTGCTGATGTTCGTGGCGCTGCTGACGCTGATCGGGACGATGATTTCCGATATCCTGCTGGTCATGCTCGACCCGCGCATTCGATACGAGGGGCGCGACGCATGA
- a CDS encoding ABC transporter substrate-binding protein — protein sequence MLELPRRAFALALTMVLAGVLPLRADTVPTLQESVFWGAEVKSGDLPPIDQRIPEEPLIVDLAAKGREFGTPGGVMRTMITRSKDIRQMVVYGYARLVGYDENYNLVPDLLKSYEVEEDRRFTLHLRKGHKWSDGAPFTSADFEYWWKDVANNPLLSPAGPPDFLLIEGQPPRVSFPDATTVMFEWDKPNPNFLQSLAQARPPFIYRPAHFLKQFHQDYADTAQLAAAVEENRVKSWAALHNKLDNMYQFDNAQLPTLQPWINASEGKKIRHNFVRNPYYHRIDTRGVQLPYIDIIEMEIVAPGLVAAKSNAGEVDLQGRGLDFRDASILKKGEADGGYKTYLWQTGVASQIAIYPNLNHNDDVWRALLRDARLRRALSLAIDRDAINRALYFKLAKPGAMAVLPASPFFKQEHRDAWAAYDPARASALLDEVGLDKRDGAGIRLLPDGRPMELVIETAGERQEVENALQIITDTWREIGVKLVMRPLDRDILRNRVFAGTTMASVWFGWDNGLPQAYTSPAYLAPTDQVFLAWPKWGQHYQTAGQVGEAPDLPEAQRLMELLHDWERANNDQDRAAAWSEMLAIHADQIYGIGILAEAPQPIVVSARMRNVPKKGMWAWDPGAHFGVHRMDEFFIQD from the coding sequence ATGCTTGAACTGCCCCGCCGCGCCTTTGCGCTTGCCCTGACCATGGTTCTGGCCGGGGTGTTGCCGCTGCGTGCCGACACCGTGCCGACCTTGCAGGAATCCGTCTTTTGGGGGGCCGAGGTGAAATCGGGCGATCTGCCACCCATCGACCAGCGCATCCCCGAGGAACCGCTGATCGTCGATCTCGCGGCCAAGGGCCGCGAGTTTGGCACGCCGGGCGGGGTGATGCGCACCATGATCACCCGGTCCAAGGATATCCGCCAGATGGTCGTCTATGGCTATGCCCGCCTGGTCGGATATGACGAAAACTACAACCTGGTGCCCGACCTGCTGAAATCCTATGAGGTCGAAGAGGACCGTCGCTTTACCCTGCACCTGCGCAAGGGGCACAAATGGTCTGACGGCGCGCCCTTTACCTCGGCCGATTTCGAATACTGGTGGAAGGATGTGGCCAACAACCCGCTGCTCAGCCCCGCCGGTCCGCCCGACTTTCTGCTGATCGAAGGCCAGCCGCCCCGGGTCAGCTTTCCCGACGCCACCACGGTCATGTTTGAATGGGACAAGCCCAACCCCAATTTCTTGCAATCCCTGGCCCAGGCGCGCCCGCCCTTCATCTATCGACCGGCGCATTTCCTGAAACAGTTCCACCAGGATTACGCCGATACCGCGCAACTGGCCGCCGCGGTCGAGGAAAACCGGGTCAAGAGCTGGGCCGCGCTGCATAACAAGCTGGACAACATGTACCAGTTCGACAATGCCCAGCTGCCGACCCTGCAACCCTGGATCAACGCCAGCGAAGGCAAGAAGATCCGCCACAACTTCGTCCGCAATCCCTATTACCACCGGATCGACACGCGCGGGGTGCAGCTGCCCTATATCGACATCATCGAGATGGAGATCGTCGCCCCCGGCCTGGTGGCGGCCAAGTCGAACGCGGGCGAGGTCGATCTTCAGGGGCGCGGGCTCGACTTTCGCGATGCCTCGATCCTGAAGAAAGGTGAGGCCGATGGCGGATACAAGACCTATCTGTGGCAGACCGGCGTTGCCTCGCAGATCGCGATCTATCCCAACCTCAACCACAATGATGATGTCTGGCGGGCGCTGCTGCGCGATGCCCGTCTGCGTCGGGCCCTGTCGCTGGCAATCGACCGCGACGCGATCAACCGGGCGCTTTACTTCAAGCTGGCCAAGCCCGGCGCCATGGCGGTGCTGCCGGCCTCGCCCTTCTTCAAGCAGGAACACCGTGACGCCTGGGCCGCCTATGACCCCGCCCGGGCCAGTGCGCTGCTGGACGAGGTCGGGCTGGACAAGCGCGACGGCGCGGGCATCCGCCTGCTGCCCGATGGCCGCCCGATGGAGCTGGTGATCGAAACGGCGGGCGAGCGGCAGGAGGTCGAGAACGCGCTGCAGATCATAACCGACACCTGGCGCGAGATCGGGGTCAAGCTGGTCATGCGCCCGCTGGACCGCGACATCCTGCGCAACCGGGTCTTTGCCGGCACCACCATGGCATCGGTCTGGTTCGGCTGGGACAATGGCCTGCCCCAGGCCTATACCTCGCCGGCCTATCTGGCACCCACCGATCAGGTGTTCCTGGCCTGGCCGAAATGGGGACAGCATTATCAGACCGCCGGTCAGGTGGGCGAGGCGCCCGACCTGCCCGAAGCGCAGCGGCTGATGGAGCTGCTGCACGACTGGGAGCGCGCCAACAACGATCAGGACCGCGCCGCCGCCTGGAGCGAGATGCTGGCGATCCATGCCGACCAGATCTATGGCATCGGCATTCTGGCCGAGGCGCCACAGCCCATCGTGGTGTCGGCCCGGATGCGCAACGTGCCGAAAAAAGGCATGTGGGCCTGGGATCCGGGGGCACATTTCGGCGTGCACCGGATGGACGAATTTTTCATTCAAGACTGA
- a CDS encoding ABC transporter ATP-binding protein, which yields MTPLLSVENLSIGFGRGDAVVRDVSFEVMPGQTLALVGESGSGKTVTCRAVLRILPKAAQIRTGRITLNGQDGPLTLNQLGERQLRAIRGNRISMIFQEPMRSLSPLHRIGNQVSEVLWLHRGASEREARKTVLEQFERVGFPDPERAYNSYPFEMSGGMRQRAMIAMAMVAKPDLLIADEPTTALDVTTQAQVLGLIKELQRETGMALILVTHDLGVVANMAEQVVVMHKGRVMESGSAVAMLKDPAHPYTRQLFDAAPEIPDTQAVGLPMPQDDLILEMKDVSKTYTMRSGRGWQPHKQIYACRGVDFRLARGKTLAIVGESGSGKTTAARIALGAEPPDPGGQVLFRAAPGDAPLTVHDMTRAQRTAFQRQAQMVFQDPYSSLSPRMRIQDAMTEPLEIHRIGTRAEQRDKATEALERVGLNADMLKRYPHAFSGGQRQRLSVARALMLDPAMIVCDEPTSALDVSVQDQILTLLEELQEGLKLSYLFISHDLAVVARIADEVAVMRQGLVVEQAPPETLFHNPQHPYTKALIAAQPEPDIDRPINLKLVALGAGAPDTWAEAFRFTDSVIPSLVEMEPGHKVRCHA from the coding sequence ATGACCCCTTTGTTGTCTGTCGAAAACCTCAGCATCGGCTTTGGCCGGGGCGACGCCGTGGTGCGCGACGTCAGTTTCGAGGTGATGCCGGGGCAGACATTGGCGCTGGTGGGCGAATCCGGCTCGGGCAAGACCGTCACCTGCCGGGCCGTGCTGCGCATCCTGCCCAAGGCGGCGCAAATCCGCACCGGCCGCATCACCCTGAACGGCCAGGACGGGCCGCTGACCCTGAACCAGCTTGGCGAACGGCAGTTGCGCGCGATCCGGGGCAACCGCATCTCGATGATCTTTCAGGAGCCGATGCGTTCGCTTTCACCGCTGCACCGGATCGGCAATCAGGTCAGCGAGGTGCTGTGGCTGCATCGCGGCGCCAGCGAGCGCGAGGCCCGCAAGACCGTGCTGGAACAGTTCGAAAGGGTGGGATTTCCCGACCCGGAACGCGCCTATAACTCCTATCCGTTCGAAATGTCGGGGGGCATGCGGCAGCGGGCAATGATCGCCATGGCGATGGTGGCCAAGCCCGACCTGCTGATCGCGGACGAGCCGACAACGGCGCTGGATGTGACCACCCAGGCCCAGGTTCTGGGCCTGATCAAGGAGTTGCAGCGCGAAACCGGCATGGCGCTGATCCTGGTGACCCACGATCTGGGGGTGGTGGCCAACATGGCCGAACAGGTGGTGGTGATGCACAAGGGCCGGGTGATGGAAAGCGGCTCTGCCGTTGCCATGCTCAAGGACCCGGCGCATCCCTATACACGGCAGCTGTTCGATGCCGCACCCGAAATCCCCGATACCCAGGCGGTCGGGCTGCCGATGCCTCAGGACGATCTGATCCTGGAAATGAAGGATGTGTCCAAGACCTATACCATGCGCTCGGGCCGGGGCTGGCAGCCTCACAAGCAGATCTATGCCTGTCGGGGCGTCGATTTCCGGCTGGCGCGCGGCAAGACGCTGGCCATCGTCGGCGAGAGCGGATCGGGCAAGACAACGGCCGCGCGGATCGCGCTGGGGGCGGAACCGCCCGATCCCGGCGGCCAGGTGCTGTTCCGCGCCGCCCCCGGCGACGCGCCGCTGACCGTGCACGACATGACCCGCGCCCAGCGCACCGCGTTCCAGCGTCAGGCGCAGATGGTGTTTCAGGACCCTTACAGCTCGCTCAGCCCGCGCATGCGCATCCAGGACGCGATGACCGAGCCGCTGGAAATCCACCGGATCGGCACCCGCGCCGAGCAACGCGACAAGGCGACAGAAGCGCTGGAAAGGGTCGGGCTGAACGCCGATATGCTCAAGCGTTACCCGCATGCGTTTTCCGGCGGCCAGCGCCAGCGCCTGTCGGTGGCGCGCGCGCTGATGCTCGACCCGGCAATGATCGTCTGCGACGAGCCGACCTCGGCGCTGGACGTATCGGTGCAGGACCAGATCCTGACCCTTCTCGAAGAGCTGCAGGAGGGGCTGAAACTCTCCTACCTCTTCATCAGCCACGATCTGGCCGTGGTGGCGCGTATCGCCGACGAGGTGGCGGTGATGCGTCAGGGGCTGGTGGTCGAACAGGCCCCGCCCGAGACATTGTTCCACAATCCCCAACACCCCTATACCAAGGCGTTGATCGCCGCCCAGCCGGAACCCGATATCGACCGGCCGATCAATCTGAAGCTTGTGGCCCTGGGTGCCGGTGCGCCCGATACCTGGGCCGAGGCCTTTCGTTTCACCGACTCCGTGATACCCTCGCTGGTAGAGATGGAGCCAGGACACAAGGTACGTTGCCATGCTTGA
- a CDS encoding class I SAM-dependent methyltransferase — protein MSQPEQSRLDLFIDRMVSQRACLEHAIAQTAGLSGPVYELGLGNGRTYHHLRQHVQGREIYVFERAVASHPDSTPPEAQLILGDIRETLPATLERFGATASLVHADLGGHNREKNDRFARLISPLIEPHLAQGGLMVSSDRMYFEGLEELPLPPGAVVGRCFIYRRG, from the coding sequence ATGAGCCAACCAGAGCAGAGCCGTCTTGACCTGTTCATCGACCGGATGGTGTCGCAGCGCGCCTGTCTGGAGCATGCCATCGCGCAGACCGCGGGCCTGAGCGGGCCGGTCTATGAACTGGGCCTGGGCAACGGGCGCACCTATCATCACCTGCGCCAGCATGTGCAGGGGCGCGAAATCTATGTGTTCGAACGCGCGGTGGCCTCGCATCCCGATTCGACCCCGCCCGAGGCACAGCTGATCCTGGGTGATATCCGCGAGACCCTGCCGGCGACGCTGGAGCGGTTCGGCGCCACCGCCAGCCTGGTCCATGCCGATCTGGGTGGCCATAACCGGGAAAAGAACGATCGTTTCGCCCGCCTGATTTCGCCCCTGATCGAACCGCATCTGGCGCAGGGCGGGCTGATGGTGTCGAGTGACCGGATGTATTTCGAGGGGCTCGAGGAACTGCCGCTGCCCCCCGGCGCGGTCGTGGGGCGCTGCTTCATCTACCGGCGCGGATGA
- a CDS encoding glutathione S-transferase: protein MLFYDCSTAPNPRRARMFIAEKGVEVESRDISIAKGEQLQPAFRAVNSRATIPVLVTDEGTVLTENLGIAAYLEARFPEPPLMGRSADEKGLVLMWNAIAEQQGGAPVADALRNGHPAFKDRAIPGPANHAQIPELAQRGVARVAQFFDLLEERLNESPFIACDHFTLADISTFVFVDFARVIKMRVPEGNTATRAWYEAIKARPSAQI, encoded by the coding sequence ATGCTGTTTTACGACTGTTCCACCGCGCCCAACCCGCGTCGCGCCCGCATGTTCATCGCCGAGAAGGGGGTGGAGGTCGAGAGCCGCGATATCTCGATCGCGAAGGGGGAACAGTTGCAGCCAGCGTTCCGGGCCGTGAACTCGCGCGCGACGATCCCTGTGCTGGTGACCGACGAGGGCACGGTGCTGACCGAGAACCTCGGGATCGCCGCCTATCTCGAGGCGCGCTTTCCCGAACCGCCGCTGATGGGGCGCAGCGCCGATGAAAAGGGGCTGGTGCTGATGTGGAACGCCATCGCCGAACAGCAGGGCGGCGCGCCGGTGGCCGACGCGCTGCGCAACGGGCATCCGGCATTCAAGGATCGCGCTATCCCGGGCCCGGCCAACCATGCCCAGATCCCGGAACTGGCGCAACGCGGGGTGGCGCGAGTGGCGCAGTTCTTCGACCTGCTCGAGGAGAGGCTGAACGAGAGCCCGTTCATCGCCTGCGATCATTTCACGTTGGCTGATATCTCGACCTTCGTGTTTGTGGATTTTGCCCGGGTGATCAAGATGCGGGTGCCCGAGGGCAATACCGCGACCCGCGCCTGGTACGAGGCCATCAAGGCCCGCCCCAGCGCCCAGATCTAA